One Desulfovibrio inopinatus DSM 10711 genomic window, CATCATTTGGGCCGCGTTCTGCCGGGCTTCTCTCCAAACGTCTTCCTGTAAACTCATTCGATCCGATCGTTCCAAGCTCCGAAAGACTTGAATGAATCGGATTTTCCATTGAAGCGCCTCTGTACCAGAAAACCCCATGGCTAAAAGGGAAAAGGCATCACGATTGATATAAAAGAGAGGGCGTGAACGGCCTGTAGGATCACGATACACACTTTCAAAAAATCCAATAACAGGAGATTTTTCACCCTCCTCAATTTTGAGGGGAGTGTTATTCTTCAAGCATCTTTCACTGCCCCCAAATTTGGGGGCAGTGCTATCAGTCTGAATATCCTTTAAAATTTGCCGAATATCACGAAGCACATGATCATGCCGTTTTCCAAATGCTTCAGCGACGCTTCGAGAAGAAACACATGGAACGCCTTGGTGGTATTCGACATGAATGGAAAAGGGGAAAGGGGAATTGTTCGTGGTCATAAAGACCTCCATCTTGTTGGGATTGGAAAATAAAAAAGGCAGCATGACGCTCCCCTGCAAGATGAGCAGCCGGGGTCTCACGAACACCCGGACGTCATGCCGCCGATATATAGCTCTTCCCATAGGGAAGAAAAGGCGACGAAAACAAAAAGCCCGCGTTTCAATCCCGTTGGGACGGGATAAGGCGGCAGGACGCCTCATCTTGTTAGGGACATATTAGATACGTCCCTAACAGCAAAAAGTCAAATCACTTTGAAATCACGATGGGTAAAATGATCGTTTCCGCCTCCGGAGCCGTCACCGGGCACCCGGTGGCATCCGTAGCCGACCCGCTCGGCGTATCCGCGCATTGGTCCCAGGCATCCGGCACGCCGTCGCTGTCGGTGTCGTCGCTGTTGCAGACAGGTGCAACAGGTTCCGTGCCGCCGAAGTCGGATGGATAGCGAAAAACATCTCCACTTATATACGTAAGCTCGAATGCCTCACGAA contains:
- a CDS encoding Rha family transcriptional regulator produces the protein MTTNNSPFPFSIHVEYHQGVPCVSSRSVAEAFGKRHDHVLRDIRQILKDIQTDSTAPKFGGSERCLKNNTPLKIEEGEKSPVIGFFESVYRDPTGRSRPLFYINRDAFSLLAMGFSGTEALQWKIRFIQVFRSLERSDRMSLQEDVWREARQNAAQMMLQLRPSVRDSLARVVRYRKMGLTNIEIAKIMDRSKSTIEKVVAAARKLDLLPGAGQTVGVQS